The Musa acuminata AAA Group cultivar baxijiao chromosome BXJ2-2, Cavendish_Baxijiao_AAA, whole genome shotgun sequence genome has a segment encoding these proteins:
- the LOC135606043 gene encoding uncharacterized protein LOC135606043 produces MAADAIAVAKEALKPSRSDEEDERASLFSSYIGLSFALFLGLLPKSSAAYVSSLQSRNRILAMKLFEAEDQLRQLRSRRKEDAKANARVTEIYAGHRTRWQQEEKRLLQRIDAADEEAASLRARIKETERAEAELRAAVERLEKEVAERDEMLDFMARKVEGDGFSEKGVIGADGGLEPMYHGELDREFSGVRVSGALEPVLDERFLARNGELEGMADLFAHQNNYVKEFLMPPVDMKLWMDRSAGWQDMQYDSLESTHNMKHLVARRESPWKVDGESSGVSSKLKLLEQELVNLEKLGKDDPSKILSLMRKQSKRYQSLAGKIDDLCRKMRLNDPCDPTLSPEFRTQRQTEFLLEAFRLQHTASETRQKLSTLQAEATKSYLGDDLTVKDKLNTRRSLDSIRNNFKEIQRNLEIWLARIMGDLEGILARDGASRVRDYYSSPFPFGR; encoded by the exons ATGGCAGCCGATGCGATCGCAGTGGCGAAGGAGGCGCTGAAACCCTCGCGGTCCGACGAGGAGGACGAGCGggcgtccttgttttcctcctacaTCGGCCTCAGTTTCGCCCTCTTCCTGGGGCTCCTGCCTAAGTCCTCGGCGGCGTACGTGTCGTCGCTCCAGTCCCGCAACAGGATCCTGGCCATGAAGCTGTTCGAGGCGGAGGACCAGCTCCGGCAGCTGCGGTCGCGGCGGAAGGAGGACGCCAAGGCGAACGCCCGGGTGACGGAGATATACGCCGGGCACCGGACCCGGTGGCAGCAGGAGGAGAAGCGCCTCCTGCAACGGATCGACGCCGCGGACGAGGAGGCTGCGTCCCTGAGGGCGCGGATAAAGGAAACGGAGCGGGCGGAGGCGGAGCTGAGGGCCGCGGTGGAGCGGCTGGAGAAGGAGGTGGCTGAGAGGGACGAGATGCTCGATTTCATGGCCAGGAAGGTGGAGGGCGACGGGTTCTCGGAGAAGGGGGTGATTGGGGCCGATGGCGGGCTGGAGCCGATGTACCACGGCGAGCTCGACCGGGAGTTCTCGGGGGTTAGGGTTTCCGGCGCTTTGGAGCCGGTTCTGGATGAGCGCTTCTTGGCCCGGAACGGGGAACTTGAGGGAATGGCGGATCTGTTCGCTCATCAAAACAACTATGTGAAGGAGTTCCTGATGCCGCCTGTGGATATGAAACTGTGGATGGATCGATCGGCTGGATGGCAG GACATGCAATATGACTCACTTGAATCAACACACAATATGAAGCATTTGGTGGCAAG GAGGGAGTCCCCATGGAAGGTTGATGGTGAATCATCAGGTGTTTCTTCCAAGCTTAAATTGCTGGAGCAGGAATTGGTTAACCTTGAAAAACTGGGAAAAGATGATCCGTCCAAGATCCTGTCATTAATGAGGAAGCAATCCAAGAGATACCAATCTCTTGCTGGCAAAATCGATGATCTATGCAGGAAAATG CGACTAAACGACCCCTGTGATCCGACACTCAGTCCAGAGTTCAGGACACAGAGGCAGACCGAGTTCTTGCTCGAAGCCTTTCGCCTGCAACATACTGCTTCCGAGACAAGACAGAAGCTGAGCACGCTCCAAGCCGAGGCAACAAAGAGCTATCTGGGAGATGACCTAACGGTGAAAGACAAATTGAACACAAGAAGATCCTTGGATTCTATCCGGAACAACTTCAAAGAGATACAGAGGAACTTGGAGATCTGGCTAGCGAGAATCATGGGTGATTTGGAGGGCATCTTAGCAAGGGATGGTGCTTCACGTGTAAGAGATTACTATTCATCTCCATTCCCCTTCGGCCGATGA
- the LOC103975243 gene encoding probable inactive poly [ADP-ribose] polymerase SRO2 has product MGVIRRISSLDPKQGLGMAARFGKQQEEKLLASNNGEGGGGGLVSGTPQAFEGNGMVRVSKDSEEFILLRHRFYSSIGSLVPHCSLVDLHRVLYSTPTRRTRWEAFHRSLEAVAQKHDGNANDKFAFAEASKDRIIQIVNDGFDVSGTPEDGGYFGLGLYVTPEPVAINSVMSSVVDRDGLRHVMLCRVILGRTEEVVRGSGQSQPGSVDFDSGVDDMKFPTRYVVWYPEVNSRVLPLYVLSIKVDFRSRGLHQEPISRPTSPWISIRNLICVLSKCLPRSIMCQIKKTHCEFMERKFSRQQLVSRIRQVAGDKILLAAIRSFRAKRAAAASLASRRRD; this is encoded by the exons atgggagtgATCCGAAGGATTTCGAGTCTTGATCCAAAACAAG GTTTGGGAATGGCGGCACGATTCGGGAAGCAACAAGAAGAGAAATTGCTCGCATCGAACAatggggaaggaggaggaggaggactggTTTCAGGAACGCCCCAAGCATTCGAGGGCAACGGGATGGTTAGAGTAAGCAAGGACAGCGAGGAGTTCATCCTCTTGCGACATAGGTTCTACTCAAGCATTGGGTCGCTTGTCCCGCATTGCTCCTTGGTGGACCTCCATCGCGTCTTGTACTCGACCCCGACTAGGCGAACACGGTGGGAAGCCTTCCATCGTTCTCTCGAGGCCGTGGCGCAGAAGCATGACGGCAATGCCAACGACAAGTTCGCGTTTGCCGAAGCTTCCAAGGACAGAATCATTCAGATCGTCAACGACGGTTTCGATGTTTCCGGGACGCCCGAGGACGGTGGATACTTCGGACTTGGGCTCTATGTGACTCCGGAGCCTGTCGCCATCAACAG CGTGATGTCTTCGGTCGTCGATCGCGATGGATTAAGGCACGTAATGTTGTGCCGTGTAATCTTGGGCAGAACGGAAGAGGTTGTTCGTGGCTCCGGACAATCTCAGCCCGGTTCGGTGGATTTTGATTCAGGGGTTGATGACATGAAATTTCCCACACGATATGTCGTGTGGTACCCTGAGGTGAACAGTCGTGTTCTACCTCTGTATGTCCTGAGCATCAAAGTGGACTTCCGCTCAAGAG GACTTCACCAAGAGCCTATTAGCAGACCAACATCACCATGGATATCCATTAGAAACCTGATATGTGTGTTGTCCAAGTGTTTGCCGCGTTCCATAATGTGCCAAATCAAAAAAACTCATTGCGAGTTCATG GAGAGGAAATTTTCTCGGCAACAGCTGGTATCCCGCATTCGACAGGTAGCGGGGGACAAGATTCTACTAGCGGCGATTAGATCTTTTCGAGCTAAG CGAGCAGCAGCTGCATCTCTTGCTTCCAGGAGGAGAGACTAG
- the LOC135606046 gene encoding protein BCCIP homolog isoform X1 produces the protein MGHRQRPEKRRRLSRPRPFLGFSSFARSLLFSHSAPSPDPSASSKPEDGIVELKPSSEIERVESEQEDDEEAELDMMQADFGFFDPKPGDFNGVKLLLRNYLDDKQWDLSGFVDLILEQTTVGTVVKLDEHDEAGDGNGDGDDDAGPFALISALNLGRYEGHKCMKEFKEYLLQVCPDEGLRKRLKPFLEERVTDVGLLVSQRFVNCPYQLVPPLYDALFDEVSWATEDEPTKELQDFFRFKYYLLVTRIFEDKNANQRKAKVNCDSSDPIIYIKPEDEIFQELSLLSFTFRLHAEQLAPRELKNYREKGLVMVVIADEVPKFREKLKSLFTES, from the exons ATGGGCCATCGCCAGCGACCCGAGAAGCGGCGCCGCCTCTCGAGGCCCCGGCCCTTTCTCGGCTTCTCCTCTTTCGCCCGCTCTCTCCTCTTCTCCCACTCCGCCCCCTCTCCCGACCCCTCGGCCTCTTCCAAACCCGAAG ATGGAATCGTCGAGCTGAAACCGTCCAGCGAGATAGAACGGGTTGAGTCCGAGCAAGAGGACGACGAGGAAGCAGAA CTTGATATGATGCAAGCCGATTTCGGTTTCTTCGACCCTAAGCCCGGGGATTTCAATGGAGTGAAGCTCCTTCTCCGGAATTACCTCGACGATAAACAGTGGGATCTCAGTGGCTTTGTAGATTTGATCTTGGAGCAGACGACGGTCGGAACTGTCGTTAAATTGGACGAACATGACGAAGCGGGAGACGGGAACGGGGATGGTGATGACGACGCTGGCCCTTTTGCTCTAATCAGTGCTCTTAATTTGGGGAGATACGAG GGCCataaatgcatgaaagaattcaaagAGTATCTACTGCAGGTATGCCCTGACGAGGGCTTAAGGAAGAGGCTGAAACCATTTTTGGAAGAACGAGTGACTGACGTGGGACTTTTGGTTTCTCAGCGCTTCGTAAACTGCCCCTACCAATTAGTGCCTCCATTATACGATGCATTGTTTGATGAGGTCTCATGGGCAACAGAGGACGAG CCCACAAAGGAGCTTCAGGATTTCTTCCGCTTCAAGTATTATTTACTGGTTACTAGAATCTTTGAG GATAAAAATGCCAATCAACGGAAGGCAAAAGTTAACTGTGATTCCAGTGACCCCATAATTTATATCAAGCCAGAGGATGAGATTTTCCAAGAG CTGAGCTTACTCTCATTTACTTTTCGTCTGCACGCTGAGCAGTTGGCTCCACGAGAG CTGAAGAATTACAGGGAGAAGGGGCTGGTCATGGTTGTAATAGCCGATGAAGTTCCTAAGTTTCGGGAGAAATTGAAGTCTTTATTTACTGAATCTTAA
- the LOC135606046 gene encoding protein BCCIP homolog isoform X2: protein MGHRQRPEKRRRLSRPRPFLGFSSFARSLLFSHSAPSPDPSASSKPEDGIVELKPSSEIERVESEQEDDEEAELDMMQADFGFFDPKPGDFNGVKLLLRNYLDDKQWDLSGFVDLILEQTTVGTVVKLDEHDEAGDGNGDGDDDAGPFALISALNLGRYEGHKCMKEFKEYLLQRFVNCPYQLVPPLYDALFDEVSWATEDEPTKELQDFFRFKYYLLVTRIFEDKNANQRKAKVNCDSSDPIIYIKPEDEIFQELSLLSFTFRLHAEQLAPRELKNYREKGLVMVVIADEVPKFREKLKSLFTES, encoded by the exons ATGGGCCATCGCCAGCGACCCGAGAAGCGGCGCCGCCTCTCGAGGCCCCGGCCCTTTCTCGGCTTCTCCTCTTTCGCCCGCTCTCTCCTCTTCTCCCACTCCGCCCCCTCTCCCGACCCCTCGGCCTCTTCCAAACCCGAAG ATGGAATCGTCGAGCTGAAACCGTCCAGCGAGATAGAACGGGTTGAGTCCGAGCAAGAGGACGACGAGGAAGCAGAA CTTGATATGATGCAAGCCGATTTCGGTTTCTTCGACCCTAAGCCCGGGGATTTCAATGGAGTGAAGCTCCTTCTCCGGAATTACCTCGACGATAAACAGTGGGATCTCAGTGGCTTTGTAGATTTGATCTTGGAGCAGACGACGGTCGGAACTGTCGTTAAATTGGACGAACATGACGAAGCGGGAGACGGGAACGGGGATGGTGATGACGACGCTGGCCCTTTTGCTCTAATCAGTGCTCTTAATTTGGGGAGATACGAG GGCCataaatgcatgaaagaattcaaagAGTATCTACTGCAG CGCTTCGTAAACTGCCCCTACCAATTAGTGCCTCCATTATACGATGCATTGTTTGATGAGGTCTCATGGGCAACAGAGGACGAG CCCACAAAGGAGCTTCAGGATTTCTTCCGCTTCAAGTATTATTTACTGGTTACTAGAATCTTTGAG GATAAAAATGCCAATCAACGGAAGGCAAAAGTTAACTGTGATTCCAGTGACCCCATAATTTATATCAAGCCAGAGGATGAGATTTTCCAAGAG CTGAGCTTACTCTCATTTACTTTTCGTCTGCACGCTGAGCAGTTGGCTCCACGAGAG CTGAAGAATTACAGGGAGAAGGGGCTGGTCATGGTTGTAATAGCCGATGAAGTTCCTAAGTTTCGGGAGAAATTGAAGTCTTTATTTACTGAATCTTAA
- the LOC135606047 gene encoding choline-phosphate cytidylyltransferase 2-like, translating into MARLPRRRWISGLNEGDDGGALSASSEELQCEPLPEKEVSSDRPVRVYADGIYDLFHFGHARALEQAKNSFRNTYLLVGCCNDEITHRYKGNTVMTESERYESLRHCRWVDEVIPDAPWIITQEFLDKHKIDYVVHDAIPYADASGAGNDVYEYVKSVGKFKETKRTDGISTSDIIMRILKNYNKYVMRNLARGYTRKDLGVSYIKEKQLRMNMRITKLREKVKAQREKLHTVAKTAGMHHNEWVEIADRCIAGFLGKFEERCHIMETAIKGRIQERLRRRSTKVMTASLL; encoded by the exons ATGGCGCGGTTGCCACGTAGGCGGTGGATCAGTGGGCTCAACGAGGGCGACGATGGTGGAGCGTTGTCGGCGTCGTCCGAGGAGTTGCAGTGCGAACCGCTGCCCGAGAAGGAAGTGTCGTCGGATAGGCCTGTTCGCGTCTACGCCGACGGGATCTACGATCTCTTCCACTTTGGACATGCTCGAGCTCTCGAACAAGCCAAGAACTC ATTCCGAAACACCTATTTACTTGTTGGTTGCTGCAACGATGAGATTACTCATCGATACAAGGGAAACACAGTCATGACTGAATCTGAGCGCTATGAGTCACTCCGTCATTGCAG GTGGGTAGATGAAGTTATTCCTGACGCTCCATGGATTATCACACAGGAGTTCCTCGACAAACACAAGATTGACTATGTTGTTCATGATGCCATTCC ATATGCAGATGCAAGTGGAGCTGGAAATGACGTTTATGAATAT GTTAAATCTGTTGGGAAATTCAAAGAAACAAAACGAACAGATGGGATATCTACCTCAGATATCATAATGAGGATTTTGAAAAACTACAACAAGTATGTTATGCGTAACTTAGCCAGAGGGTATACAAGGAAGGATCTTGGTGTCAGCTACATAAAG GAGAAGCAATTGCGAATGAACATGCGCATAACCAAACTGCGTGAGAAGGTGAAAGCACAGCGGGAAAAG TTGCATACGGTAGCGAAAACTGCTGGCATGCATCACAATGAGTGGGTTGAAATTGCAGATCGCTGCATTGCAGGCTTTCTTGGGAAGTTTGAGGAAAGATGTCATATCATG GAGACTGCCATTAAAGGCCGAATTCAAGAGAGACTCAGGAGGCGGTCGACCAAAGTGATGACCGCCAGCCTTTTGTAA
- the LOC135606048 gene encoding pentatricopeptide repeat-containing protein At5g27110-like has translation MVVQKLSAVLKALSRSNTAAATATTNAQSLASGKLVHAKSVSLGLQSNSLLCRALVGFYLSFHLLDPALKVLESNTSDDVSPWNALLSVCSKRQLHAQALCLFQKLLLLSPRLKPNAFTYPSAIKACAGLGAARNGVVFHAGLMKSGFAADVVISSSLVYMYAKCDRFSSAIQLFDEMTHKDAACWNTVMSCYYQSGQASKALELFEEMNRCGFEPDCVTYTTAFSACGRLQDLERGRKMHEMLNESGFELDAFISSAIVDMYAKCGCLESARDVFERIPSKSVVSWNSIIGGYSSAGDSHSSLILFRRMTMEGVKPTSTTISCLLMACSRSSNSRHGKFIHGYIVRNCIEADIFVVSSLVDFYFKCGIARHAESVFEKMPKSNVVSWNVMISGYVTVGCFFKALELFHDMRVYGVSPDAITFISVLSACAQLAALEQGREIHKQISNHGLECNEKVMCTLVDMYAKCGAISEAREVFDRLATKDILSWTSMIMAYGSHGQASEAFKLFHELQKVNAKLDHVTFLAVLVACSHGGLVDEGRLYFDQMTNEYGIKPHIEHYSCLIDLLGRSGRLNEAYSVLKKSTPEIRADAGLLGSLFSACSLHRNLELGEEVAKLLVEVDPDDHSTYVTLANMYASVGRWDDVRKVRATVKERGLKKNPGCSWIEIEKRIHQFFVKDDSHPQAEFIHEWLGYLSLHMKQEKSDSLMSMTATVD, from the coding sequence ATGGTCGTTCAGAAGCTTTCGGCTGTCCTCAAAGCTCTCAGCCGCAGCAACACCGCAGCGgccaccgccaccaccaacgCCCAGTCGTTGGCTTCGGGGAAGCTCGTCCATGCCAAGTCTGTTTCGCTCGGCTTGCAGTCCAACTCACTCCTCTGCAGAGCTCTCGTCGGCTTCTACCTCTCcttccacctcctcgaccccgcCCTCAAGGTCCTCGAATCCAACACCTCCGACGACGTCTCCCCATGGAATGCTCTCCTTTCTGTCTGCTCCAAGCGCCAGCTGCACGCACAAGCGCTTTGTCTCTTCCAGAAGCTGCTGCTCCTTTCCCCCCGCCTCAAGCCCAACGCCTTCACTTATCCGAGCGCTATCAAGGCGTGCGCCGGATTAGGCGCCGCACGAAACGGCGTGGTCTTCCACGCCGGCCTGATGAAGTCCGGTTTTGCGGCCGACGTCGTAATCTCGAGCTCTTTGGTCTACATGTATGCGAAATGCGATCGCTTTTCGTCGGCGATCCAGCTGTTCGATGAAATGACCCACAAGGATGCGGCTTGCTGGAATACGGTCATGTCCTGCTACTACCAGTCCGGTCAGGCGTCGAAAGCGCTGGAGTTGTTCGAGGAGATGAATAGATGCGGTTTTGAGCCGGACTGTGTGACGTACACGACTGCATTCTCCGCTTGTGGTCGGCTCCAGGATTTGGAACGGGGGAGGAAGATGCATGAGATGCTGAATGAGAGTGGTTTCGAATTGGATGCTTTCATCAGCTCTGCCATCGTTGACATGTATGCCAAATGTGGTTGCTTGGAGAGTGCCAGAGATGTCTTCGAGCGGATTCCGAGTAAGAGTGTGGTCTCCTGGAATTCAATCATTGGCGGGTATTCCTCGGCAGGAGATAGCCATTCGAGTTTGATTCTTTTTAGGAGGATGACCATGGAAGGTGTTAAGCCCACTTCAACCACTATAAGCTGCTTGTTAATGGCTTGCTCGAGAAGCTCTAATTCACGACATGGAAAGTTTATTCATGGTTACATAGTACGGAACTGTATAGAGGCTGATATTTTTGTTGTTAGTTCTCTTGTAGATTTCTATTTCAAATGTGGAATTGCTCGGCATGCAGAGTCTGTCTTTGAGAAGATGCCAAAGTCGAATGTGGTTTCATGGAACGTGATGATTTCAGGGTATGTGACGGTAGGCTGCTTCTTCAAGGCTCTCGAGCTCTTCCATGATATGAGAGTATATGGGGTCAGCCCAGATGCTATCACCTTTATCAGTGTTCTATCTGCTTGTGCTCAATTAGCAGCTTTGGAGCAGGGCAGAGAGATCCATAAGCAAATTAGCAACCATGGTCTGGAGTGCAATGAGAAAGTCATGTGCACCCTTGTCGACATGTATGCAAAATGTGGAGCCATTAGCGAAGCAAGAGAAGTTTTTGACAGGTTAGCTACAAAGGATATTTTGTCCTGGACTTCCATGATCATGGCCTATGGCTCCCATGGCCAGGCCTCTGAAGCTTTCAAGCTCTTCCACGAAttgcagaaagtaaatgcaaaactGGATCATGTCACATTCCTTGCAGTTCTCGTTGCTTGCTCCCATGGAGGACTGGTTGATGAAGGTCGTCTTTATTTTGATCAAATGACTAATGAATATGGAATCAAACCCCACATAGAACACTACTCCTGCTTGATAGATCTCCTGGGACGCTCGGGTAGGCTAAATGAAGCTTATAGTGTACTGAAGAAAAGCACACCTGAGATAAGAGCTGATGCAGGATTGTTAGGTTCGTTGTTCTCGGCTTGTAGTTTGCACAGGAACTTGGAATTGGGGGAGGAAGTTGCCAAGCTTCTTGTTGAGGTAGATCCAGATGATCACTCTACTTATGTGACTTTAGCAAACATGTACGCGTCTGTTGGGAGATGGGATGATGTGCGCAAGGTCCGTGCTACTGTAAAAGAGAGAGGATTGAAGAAGAACCCTGGTTGCAGCTGGATTGAGATTGAAAAGAGAATTCACCAGTTCTTTGTGAAAGATGACTCACATCCACAGGCTGAGTTTATACATGAATGGCTTGGGTATCTTTCTTTGCACATGAAGCAGGAAAAGTCTGATAGTCTGATGAGCATGACTGCAACAGTAGATTGA
- the LOC103975241 gene encoding 6-phosphogluconate dehydrogenase, decarboxylating 1: MALTRIGLAGLAVMGQNLALNIAEKGFPISVYNRTTSKVDETVERAKREGNLPVYGFHDPASFVNSIQKPRVIIMLVKAGAPVDQTIATLSSHMEKGDCIIDGGNEWYENTERREKAMVELGLLYLGMGVSGGEEGARNGPSLMPGGSYEAYKHIEDILLKVAAQVPDSGPCVTFIGKGGSGNFVKMIHNGIEYGDMQLIAEAYDVLKSVGNLSNHELQQVFSEWNKGELLSFLIEITADIFGIKDDKGDGYLVDKVLDKTGMKGTGKWTVQQAAELSVAAPTIASSLDSRFLSGLKEERVRASKVFQSGDFSDILGGQPVDKAKLIEDVRQALYASKICSYAQGMNLIRAKSIEKGWDLKLGELARIWKGGCIIRAIFLDRIKKAYDRNPELPNLLVDPEFAKEIMDRQAAWRRVICLAINHGISTPGMSASLAYFDTYRRESVPANLVQAQRDYFGAHTYERVDMPGSFHTEWFKIAKQSKI; encoded by the coding sequence ATGGCTCTAACAAGGATTGGCCTTGCTGGTCTTGCTGTGATGGGTCAAAACTTAGCCTTGAACATAGCTGAAAAAGGCTTCCCTATTTCTGTATACAACCGGACCACTTCAAAGGTAGATGAGACTGTTGAACGTGCCAAACGTGAAGGAAACCTCCCAGTTTATGGTTTCCATGACCCTGCATCATTTGTCAACTCAATACAGAAGCCCCGTGTCATCATCATGCTTGTGAAAGCTGGTGCACCAGTTGATCAAACCATAGCGACACTCTCATCTCACATGGAGAAGGGCGACTGCATAATAGATGGGGGCAATGAATGGTATGAGAATACAGAGAGGCGTGAAAAGGCCATGGTGGAACTCGGTCTCCTTTATCTCGGGATGGGGGTTTCTGGTGGAGAGGAGGGCGCAAGGAATGGCCCTTCTTTGATGCCTGGAGGGTCATACGAGGCGTACAAGCACATAGAAGACATCCTTCTCAAAGTGGCTGCCCAGGTTCCGGATAGTGGCCCCTGTGTTACTTTTATAGGCAAAGGAGGTTCAGGCAATTTTGTCAAGATGATTCACAATGGAATCGAGTATGGAGACATGCAGCTTATCGCCGAAGCTTATGATGTACTGAAATCTGTAGGAAACCTGTCGAACCACGAGTTGCAACAGGTTTTTTCTGAATGGAACAAAGGAGAACTTCTTAGTTTCTTGATTGAGATCACCGCAGACATTTTTGGAATAAAAGATGATAAAGGTGATGGGTATCTAGTGGACAAGGTCTTAGACAAGACTGGGATGAAAGGTACCGGCAAATGGACCGTCCAACAAGCTGCTGAATTATCAGTGGCTGCTCCAACAATTGCATCATCTCTGGATTCCAGGTTCCTTAGTGGACTCAAGGAGGAACGGGTCCGAGCTTCTAAAGTTTTTCAGTCTGGTGATTTCAGTGACATTTTGGGAGGTCAGCCTGTTGACAAGGCAAAGTTGATCGAAGACGTGAGGCAAGCCCTTTATGCCTCAAAGATTTGCAGCTATGCACAAGGCATGAACCTGATACGAGCAAAGAGCATCGAAAAGGGGTGGGATCTTAAGCTGGGTGAGCTTGCAAGGATATGGAAGGGTGGCTGCATCATCCGGGCCATCTTCTTGGACCGTATCAAGAAGGCTTATGACAGGAACCCTGAGCTACCGAACCTCTTGGTCGACCCAGAGTTTGCAAAGGAGATAATGGATCGCCAGGCTGCTTGGCGTCGTGTCATCTGCCTCGCTATCAACCACGGCATAAGCACTCCAGGTATGTCTGCCAGTCTGGCCTATTTCGACACCTACAGGAGGGAAAGTGTTCCTGCTAATCTAGTCCAAGCTCAGAGGGACTACTTCGGGGCTCATACCTACGAGAGGGTCGACATGCCCGGGTCCTTCCACACCGAATGGTTCAAGATCGCAAAGCAGTCCAAGATCTGA